From Anaplasma ovis str. Haibei:
CAAAGTTATTGCCTCTAAGGAAGTAGCGGCCTTGCTGAAGAAGAGTTAATGGGGGCTAACATGGCAGCGGATACCGGAATAATTCAAGGCAATACTCATAAGTGGGAAATGGTTATAGGCCTTGAAGTGCATGCTCAAGTTGTTTCAAATAGCAAGCTATTCTCCGGAGCATCTGCAGATTTTTGTTCTGAGCCCAATACACAAGTAGCGTTGTTTGACGTGGCAATGCCAGGAACTTTACCCGTGTTAAACATGCGTTGCGTTGAGCAGGCAGTTAGAACATCACTAGCACTGTCTTGTGAAGTTCACGAGCACTCGGTTTTTGACCGAAAAAATTATTTTTATCCTGATCTTGCGTCTGGCTATCAGATAACGCAGTTTCATTTCCCAATCGCAACTGGTGGGCATATCACACTCGATGAGTGTAGCAATAAGGACGTCAGAATATCCAGGATCCACCTAGAACAGGACGCTGGTAAGAGTATACACGTTGGAGATAAAACCTACATAGACTTTAACAGGGCTGGGGTAGCACTGATGGAAATTGTATCTGAGCCTGACCTGCGATCTCCGGAGGAGGCTGCTGAGTATATCAAGAAGCTGCGTATGATACTGCGCGCTATAGGGACTTGCGATGGTGACATGGAAAGCGGTTCTCTGCGCTGTGACGCGAACGTTTCTGTAAGAAAAGTTGGTGAAAGCAAGTTGGGTGCGAGATCTGAGATCAAAAACCTCAACTCTATCAAGTATCTGACTCAGGCGATAAAATATGAGGCGCGCAGGCAAGTGGAGGTTCTTGAAAATGCCGGGGTAGTCAGCCAGAGCACCATGTTGTTTGATGCTGATACGGGTACCACAAGAACGACACGCGAGAAAGAAGATGCGTGCGATTATCGCTATTTTCCGGACCCGGATTTATTGCCTTTGGAGCTCACTAAAGCATTTATTGACAATATACGCGCGTCACTACCCGAGCTTCCATCAGAGAAGAGGGATAGATACATGCGGGACATTGGCCTATCGCGGTATGACGCCGATATTTTATCTTCAGATAAAGACGTATCCACGTATTTTGAGTGCGTAGTAGCAAAGCACACACCAGATTTGGCCGTACCATGGATAACTGGGGAGCTTTTCGGTGCGCTGAATAAGCGTGGGTTAAGTATTACGGATTCACCCGTAAGCGCGGAACGTCTTGTAGGGTTATTAGATTTGATTGCTGATGGTACAATATCTGGGAAAATAGCCAAGCAGGTTTTTGCGTTAATGTTTGAGACAGAAAAATCTGCTCCCGATATAGTGCGCGAACAAGGCTTGCGCCAAATAACTAGTGAAGAGGCTCTGGCTCCAATAGTAGATAGAATAATCGCAGAAAACCCGGCCGAAGTTGCGGAGTATAGGCAGGGCAAAGGGAAGCTTCTGGGGTATTTTGTTGGGAAGGTTATGAAAGAGACTGGTGGTCAGGCCAATCCAGGGCTTGTGAACGCGTTAATAAAACGCCGGCTTTCTGGGGACTGAGCCGCATACCACCCTTTTCTTTGTGGTTGCAGCGCTTACTGCGTGCCGTTTTGAAGGTTTTGGCGGGCTACCCCGAAGGGCTAGGCGTCCGTGCTCGTATATTTGGTGCCGTGCGAAATTGCCCTGCTGTAGCTCT
This genomic window contains:
- the gatB gene encoding Asp-tRNA(Asn)/Glu-tRNA(Gln) amidotransferase subunit GatB; this encodes MAADTGIIQGNTHKWEMVIGLEVHAQVVSNSKLFSGASADFCSEPNTQVALFDVAMPGTLPVLNMRCVEQAVRTSLALSCEVHEHSVFDRKNYFYPDLASGYQITQFHFPIATGGHITLDECSNKDVRISRIHLEQDAGKSIHVGDKTYIDFNRAGVALMEIVSEPDLRSPEEAAEYIKKLRMILRAIGTCDGDMESGSLRCDANVSVRKVGESKLGARSEIKNLNSIKYLTQAIKYEARRQVEVLENAGVVSQSTMLFDADTGTTRTTREKEDACDYRYFPDPDLLPLELTKAFIDNIRASLPELPSEKRDRYMRDIGLSRYDADILSSDKDVSTYFECVVAKHTPDLAVPWITGELFGALNKRGLSITDSPVSAERLVGLLDLIADGTISGKIAKQVFALMFETEKSAPDIVREQGLRQITSEEALAPIVDRIIAENPAEVAEYRQGKGKLLGYFVGKVMKETGGQANPGLVNALIKRRLSGD